The DNA region ACCTATCCTTTTGGTCAGGTTTTGATGGCAATTGCGCAAAAATCGATCAGCAAGCGGTGTTCAAACGCGAAAACCAGTCGGATCAAGGCCCGCAGGCACATGCGTGCGTTACACTTGGCGCATTGCAACGAGCTGCACGCTCTTCACCTTTTTCAGCCGAGAAGTCCATGCCGATCCGCCATTGCATCGTCCACCTGATCGAGAAGAAACCCGACGGTACGCCCGCTGTTCTCCATGCCCGCGACTCCGAACTCGCCGAGTCCCAGGCCATCGAGAACATGCTGGCCGACCTCAATGAAAGCTATAACGCCAAACAGGGCAAGGCATGGGGCCTGTTCCATCCTGAGTCCGGCGCCCATCCTTTCAGCGGCTGGCTGAAAGAATATATCGACGGCGGCAGCGACTTCACGGCGTTCTCGCGGGTGGCCGTCGAGCACCTGCAGAAGCTCATGGAAGAATCCAACCTGTCAGTGGGTGGCCACGTTCTGTTCGCCCATTATCAGCAGGGCATGACCGACTACCTGGCCATCGCCCTGCTGCACCACAGCGAAGGCGTGGCAGTGAATGCCGAACTGGACGTGACCCCGTCCCGACACCTCGACCTTGGCCAGTTGCACCTCGCCGCCCGGATCAATATTTCCGAGTGGCAGAACAACAAGCAGTCCAAGCAGTACATCTCGTTCATCAAAGGCAAGAATGGCAAGAAGGTCTCGGAGTACTTCCGCGACTTCATCGGTTGCCAGGAAGGCGTGGACGGCCCGGGCGAAACCCGCACCCTGCTCAAGGCGTTCAGTGATTTCGTCGAAAGCGAAGACCTGCCGGAGGACTCGGCGCGCGAGAAGACCAAAACACTGGTCGATTACGCCAGCAGCCAGAGCAAGATGGGCGAGCCGATGGGCCTGGAAGAGCTGTCCGAGCTGATCGACGAAGAGCGCCCGCGCGCGTTCTATGATCACATTCGCAACAAGGATTACGGCCTGTCTCCGGAAATACCGGCGGACAAGCGCACCCTCAACCAGTTCCGGCGCTTCACTGGCCGCGCAGAAGGCCTGTCGATCAGTTTTGAAGCCCACCTGCTGGGCGACAAGATCGAATACGACGAGACGGCAGGCACGTTGATCATCAAAGGGCTGCCAACCCAACTGACCGACCAGTTGAAGCGACGGTAACCCGCATGCTGATGCGTACCCTCAAGAAGTTTGCCCTGATCATGCTGGTCGTGGTCATTTACCAGAACTGGGGCAGGATCGAGCATTTCGTCAGTCCTCCCCCAGCCGACGTTGCACACAGCTACAGCCAGGCAAAAGTGGTGATGTACACCACCGACTGGTGCGGTTACTGCAAACAGACCCGGCGTTTTCTGGACAGCAAAGGGATTGCGTATCAGGAGTTTGACATCGAGAAGTCCGAAGAAGGCCGCAAGGCCTACGAAGCACTGGGCGGGCGAGGCATCCCGCTGATCGACGTCAACGGCACCCTGATCCGGGGTTTCGCCCCGGACGAGATCTTGGCGGCGTTGAAGTAACCCCACCTGGCTATCATGCCAACGCTCCGCGTCCTCTCTGTGACGCAGAGCGTCATCGAACGTCAGCGCTTCTCGATCCGATACCCCATTCTTGGGAAGTGTACGTGCACGACACCCGCACGATCGTCCTCGCGGCGCAGGATCAGTTCTTCGCACCCGGTAAATACCAGCTCACCCTCAACCGCTTCGACGCCATAGTCGACTGCAGACACCGCAACCTTGTCGCCTGCCTTGAAGCCGTTCGGATCGACGAAAGCTTCATCGGGCAGCGGCGCAGGCGTTGCGTTCCTGGCAATCTCGATGGCATCGGCCGAACTCAGGTCGGTAAAGCTGCCATGACCAAACCCCAGCACGCGACCCAGCCAGGCACTGACACTTGGATACTCATCGACAAATGGCGCAGTCACCGGCGTCTGCTTGAGGAACCACAGCGTGTGGGCAACTGAAAAGTCGGCGATGGAAGGTTGGCCGAACAGGAAATCGCCACCGCGCGACAGCTGCAATTCCAGCCGTGACATGAGCGTCGGCCACTGGTGTTTGACCTGCTCGACTGGCGGGCGCGACGCAGTACCACCGTTGAACAGCGTGGAACGGTCGGCGACGAATGCCTTGGCGGCGTCGGGCGGCACTTTGGCGAAGCGCACAGCCATCGATTCAGGCTGAAACACCAGGCTCACGGCATGCAGGAACAGCACCGAATCGGCCCACGCCGCCAGACCGGCAACCGCAAATTCCTGACCTTGCGGAAAAAACGCGGGCGAAGCCTTTTCCTGCTCCAGACGCCGCGCCATCAATGCGGTATCGCAGTAGATATCCGCACCGGCCTGCAACACCGGCGTTCTGCGATAGCCGCCGGTCAACGCAGTCAGGTCAGGCTTGGGCATGATCGAAGGGATGGTCACCGAACGCCATGTGAGGCCTTTGAAGCCCAGCATCAGACGGGCTTTTTCGGCGAACAGCGACGTGGGGTAATGGTGAAGAATCAGTTCGGACATGTTCAGCCTCTGCGCACGTGGAAAGCCGACAGCTTAACCCCGTGCGCCCTGCCCGCCCACAGACTCAAACTGATGGCGCAGCATCACGCTCGTGAATCGGCGATCTGGCGTAGCTGGCAGCCAGCGCTTCCTTGGCGCTCTTCCTCAGTTTCTTGATCAGGCGCTCGTGACGCAACGCCTCTCCCTTGCTGGGCCACTGCTCGACATACACCAGCGCCATCGCCGGGCTGGAACAGAAAAAGCGCGCGCCCTTGCCATTTTGATGCGCGGCAAAACGCCGTTGCGGATCGTCGCTGATGCCGCAGTACAGCGAGCCGTTGGCAGCCCGCACCAGATAAACGTACCAGGGTTTGCCAGCGGCCTGCTCGGCAGCAGGGGGTGCGGCTGAGGCTTGAGCGTCAGGCACGGCGACTCTCGGTAAAGGCTTGGAGGCCCTTGAGCGCCTGGGTGCGCACGGCGTTGCGGACCAGCGGTGTCCAGCCGAGCAACAGGCCTTTCAAGCCCAGCGCCTGTCGCGACCAGCGCCACATATCGAAATGATCGCGATGCTCGCAAATCTTGCCATCGCGAAACACGAAGCGCGCCTGAATATCATTGACCACCGTGCGCCCGGTCTGGCTGAACAGATAGGTTGCCACCCAGTGGGCGCTACCGGTGCGGTCATCAGCACGCACCTGATCGAAGACCACCGAGAAATGCTTGGCCCGGGAAGTCAGCATGCGCCACATGTCGCCCACCTGAGGCCCGCGCAGTTCGCCG from Pseudomonas syringae includes:
- a CDS encoding nuclear transport factor 2 family protein; protein product: MSYEEQSQANSALITRFYEAFAQLDAEAMSACYTDDVVFSDPAFGELRGPQVGDMWRMLTSRAKHFSVVFDQVRADDRTGSAHWVATYLFSQTGRTVVNDIQARFVFRDGKICEHRDHFDMWRWSRQALGLKGLLLGWTPLVRNAVRTQALKGLQAFTESRRA
- the yejK gene encoding nucleoid-associated protein YejK, giving the protein MPIRHCIVHLIEKKPDGTPAVLHARDSELAESQAIENMLADLNESYNAKQGKAWGLFHPESGAHPFSGWLKEYIDGGSDFTAFSRVAVEHLQKLMEESNLSVGGHVLFAHYQQGMTDYLAIALLHHSEGVAVNAELDVTPSRHLDLGQLHLAARINISEWQNNKQSKQYISFIKGKNGKKVSEYFRDFIGCQEGVDGPGETRTLLKAFSDFVESEDLPEDSAREKTKTLVDYASSQSKMGEPMGLEELSELIDEERPRAFYDHIRNKDYGLSPEIPADKRTLNQFRRFTGRAEGLSISFEAHLLGDKIEYDETAGTLIIKGLPTQLTDQLKRR
- a CDS encoding glutaredoxin family protein; the encoded protein is MLMRTLKKFALIMLVVVIYQNWGRIEHFVSPPPADVAHSYSQAKVVMYTTDWCGYCKQTRRFLDSKGIAYQEFDIEKSEEGRKAYEALGGRGIPLIDVNGTLIRGFAPDEILAALK
- a CDS encoding GIY-YIG nuclease family protein, translating into MPDAQASAAPPAAEQAAGKPWYVYLVRAANGSLYCGISDDPQRRFAAHQNGKGARFFCSSPAMALVYVEQWPSKGEALRHERLIKKLRKSAKEALAASYARSPIHERDAAPSV
- a CDS encoding glutathione S-transferase family protein: MSELILHHYPTSLFAEKARLMLGFKGLTWRSVTIPSIMPKPDLTALTGGYRRTPVLQAGADIYCDTALMARRLEQEKASPAFFPQGQEFAVAGLAAWADSVLFLHAVSLVFQPESMAVRFAKVPPDAAKAFVADRSTLFNGGTASRPPVEQVKHQWPTLMSRLELQLSRGGDFLFGQPSIADFSVAHTLWFLKQTPVTAPFVDEYPSVSAWLGRVLGFGHGSFTDLSSADAIEIARNATPAPLPDEAFVDPNGFKAGDKVAVSAVDYGVEAVEGELVFTGCEELILRREDDRAGVVHVHFPRMGYRIEKR